One region of Epilithonimonas zeae genomic DNA includes:
- a CDS encoding bifunctional 4-hydroxy-2-oxoglutarate aldolase/2-dehydro-3-deoxy-phosphogluconate aldolase, protein MSLNIIQKIKEQKIIPLFYNDSFEVSKSIVKSLYEAGIRAVEYTNRGELALENFRKLKELAVTEFPELSLGIGTVKNISEMDAFIDAKADFIITPIINEELVKHSVDKNILLIPGCFTPSEINIAYQNGLRMVKVFPADLAGKNYIKSISPVFPEMEFMLTGGIHADAQDISEWMSGGAVAVGLGSALVKKEFSDEQLKEKVEQLLSLLNKK, encoded by the coding sequence ATGAGTTTAAATATCATACAGAAAATAAAAGAACAGAAAATAATTCCTTTGTTCTACAATGATTCTTTCGAAGTTTCAAAATCGATTGTAAAATCGCTTTATGAAGCAGGAATCCGTGCGGTAGAATATACCAATCGTGGGGAATTAGCTTTAGAAAATTTCAGAAAACTGAAAGAATTAGCAGTAACAGAATTTCCGGAACTCTCTTTAGGAATCGGAACAGTGAAAAATATTTCAGAAATGGATGCTTTCATTGATGCAAAAGCTGATTTTATCATTACGCCAATCATTAATGAAGAACTGGTAAAACATTCCGTTGACAAAAATATTCTGTTGATTCCGGGATGTTTCACCCCGTCGGAGATTAATATCGCTTATCAAAACGGATTGAGAATGGTAAAGGTTTTTCCTGCGGATTTGGCCGGGAAAAATTACATCAAATCGATTTCTCCGGTTTTCCCGGAAATGGAATTTATGCTGACAGGCGGAATCCATGCAGACGCTCAGGATATTTCCGAATGGATGAGCGGAGGTGCAGTTGCAGTCGGACTTGGAAGTGCTTTGGTCAAAAAAGAATTTTCCGATGAACAGTTAAAAGAAAAAGTTGAACAATTATTATCCCTCTTAAATAAAAAATAA